A window of Christiangramia forsetii KT0803 contains these coding sequences:
- a CDS encoding exonuclease domain-containing protein — protein sequence MDLKLTKPICFFDLETTGTNISKDRIVEIAVLKVFPNGNKESHTWLVNPEREIPAEVIAIHGITNEKVANEPTFKELAQKIHDLIKGCDLGGYNSNRFDIPLLVEELLRADIDFEMKNVVAVDVQTIFHKKEQRTLSAAYQFYCGKELEGAHGAEADTEATYEVLKSQLDKYQDLENDMKWLADFSSRRKFADFAGFISFDKKGKEVFSFGKYKGKHVEQVLEDEPGYFGWIQNADFPLYTKKVLTAIKLRKLNNKLS from the coding sequence ATGGATCTTAAGCTTACCAAGCCCATCTGTTTCTTCGACCTGGAAACAACCGGGACGAATATTTCAAAGGACAGAATTGTTGAAATTGCTGTTTTAAAGGTCTTTCCTAATGGTAATAAGGAAAGCCATACCTGGTTAGTAAATCCGGAGCGGGAAATTCCTGCAGAGGTAATAGCTATTCATGGTATCACCAATGAAAAAGTAGCAAATGAGCCAACCTTTAAAGAGCTCGCTCAAAAAATCCATGATCTTATAAAAGGATGTGATCTTGGAGGTTATAATTCAAATCGCTTTGATATTCCGCTTTTGGTGGAAGAATTGTTACGTGCTGATATAGATTTTGAAATGAAGAATGTTGTTGCCGTAGATGTTCAAACGATTTTCCACAAGAAAGAGCAGCGTACTTTATCTGCGGCTTATCAATTTTACTGCGGAAAGGAACTAGAGGGAGCCCATGGAGCAGAAGCAGATACAGAAGCTACTTACGAGGTTTTAAAATCCCAGTTAGACAAATATCAAGATCTTGAGAATGATATGAAATGGCTTGCCGATTTTAGTTCAAGAAGAAAATTTGCCGATTTCGCCGGATTTATAAGTTTTGATAAAAAAGGTAAAGAAGTCTTTTCTTTCGGAAAATATAAAGGGAAACATGTGGAGCAGGTGCTGGAAGATGAGCCGGGATATTTTGGCTGGATCCAAAATGCAGATTTTCCACTTTATACCAAAAAGGTTTTAACTGCGATCAAACTTCGTAAACTAAATAATAAGCTTTCCTAA
- a CDS encoding dihydrolipoamide acetyltransferase family protein, whose amino-acid sequence MAKFELKLPKMGESVAEATITSWLKEVGDTIEMDEPVLEIATDKVDSEVPSEVDGKLVEKLFNADDVVKVGQTIAIIETDGDAEGGTDEDEDEEPAQAADVAETVETAKTTASSSESTEDYSDSSRFYSPLVKNIAKEEGIALSELEGIDGTGKEGRVTKNDILGYVENRGSQSQKSEASKGKSIDTKDVEAGVSKKPEPVVSGEDEIIEMSRMGKMIAHHMVDSVQKSAHVQSFIEVDVTNIWNWRNKHKADFQKKEGEKLTFTPIFMEAVAKAIRDFPMVNIAVNEDVTKVIKKKNINLGMAAALPDGNLIVPVIKNADRLNLVGMAKAVNDLANRARQNKLKPDDIQGGTYTVTNVGTFGSIMGTPIINQPQVGILALGAIRKMPAVIETPDGDFIGIRYKMILSHSYDHRVVNGALGGQFVQRVAQYLEGFDKNREI is encoded by the coding sequence ATGGCAAAATTTGAATTGAAGTTGCCCAAAATGGGTGAAAGTGTTGCAGAAGCAACGATAACAAGCTGGCTGAAGGAAGTAGGGGATACCATTGAAATGGATGAGCCGGTTCTTGAAATAGCAACAGATAAAGTTGATAGCGAGGTTCCAAGTGAAGTTGACGGGAAACTTGTGGAGAAACTTTTTAATGCCGATGACGTTGTTAAAGTAGGCCAGACTATTGCAATCATAGAAACTGATGGTGATGCTGAAGGAGGAACAGATGAAGATGAAGACGAAGAACCAGCACAAGCAGCCGATGTAGCAGAAACCGTGGAAACAGCAAAAACAACTGCATCATCTTCTGAATCTACTGAAGATTATTCAGATTCTTCCAGATTTTACTCTCCTCTGGTTAAGAATATTGCTAAGGAAGAAGGAATCGCTTTATCAGAACTTGAAGGAATTGACGGAACTGGAAAAGAAGGTCGGGTTACTAAGAATGACATTCTTGGTTATGTTGAAAACAGAGGTTCCCAGTCTCAGAAATCTGAAGCTTCCAAAGGAAAATCTATAGATACTAAAGATGTAGAGGCCGGAGTTTCTAAAAAGCCGGAACCTGTTGTTAGTGGAGAAGATGAAATTATTGAGATGAGCAGAATGGGTAAAATGATCGCCCATCATATGGTAGACAGTGTTCAAAAATCTGCGCATGTTCAGTCTTTTATTGAAGTTGATGTAACTAATATCTGGAACTGGAGAAATAAACATAAAGCCGATTTTCAGAAGAAGGAAGGTGAGAAACTTACGTTTACACCAATATTTATGGAAGCGGTAGCAAAAGCGATTCGTGATTTCCCAATGGTCAATATTGCGGTAAATGAGGATGTTACCAAAGTGATCAAGAAGAAAAATATTAACCTGGGAATGGCCGCAGCCCTTCCTGATGGAAACTTAATTGTACCGGTAATCAAAAATGCAGATAGGCTAAACCTTGTTGGAATGGCTAAAGCGGTAAATGATCTTGCCAATCGTGCAAGACAGAATAAACTGAAGCCAGACGATATCCAGGGAGGAACTTATACAGTTACCAATGTGGGTACTTTTGGAAGTATCATGGGAACTCCAATTATCAATCAACCTCAGGTAGGTATTCTTGCTTTAGGAGCCATTAGAAAAATGCCTGCTGTGATTGAAACACCAGACGGTGATTTTATTGGGATTCGTTACAAGATGATCCTTTCGCATAGTTATGACCATAGAGTGGTAAATGGAGCTCTAGGAGGACAATTTGTTCAAAGAGTGGCACAATACCTGGAAGGTTTTGATAAGAATAGAGAAATATAA
- the recR gene encoding recombination mediator RecR, giving the protein MDFSSKLLEQAVDEMSQLPGIGKRTALRLVLHLLKQPEEQTTQLSKALLELRQNIKLCNNCYNISDTELCEICANPSRVSEIVCVVEDIRDVMAIENTGQYRGHYHVLGGKISPMDGIGPSQLTIKPLIEKVQAGKIDEIIFALSSTLEGDTTNFYIFKQLEGTAIKTSTIARGISVGDELEYADEVTLGRSITNRIPFENSMKS; this is encoded by the coding sequence ATGGATTTTTCTTCAAAATTACTGGAGCAGGCAGTGGACGAAATGTCCCAGTTGCCGGGAATTGGAAAGCGAACTGCGCTAAGACTGGTATTACATCTTTTAAAGCAACCGGAGGAGCAGACAACCCAGCTTTCGAAAGCTCTTTTAGAGCTAAGACAAAATATCAAACTCTGTAATAACTGTTACAATATTAGTGACACCGAACTCTGCGAAATTTGTGCGAATCCATCTAGAGTTTCAGAAATTGTTTGTGTAGTAGAAGATATTCGTGATGTAATGGCCATTGAAAATACCGGTCAGTATAGAGGGCATTATCATGTTTTAGGAGGGAAGATAAGTCCCATGGATGGTATTGGCCCTTCACAGCTCACTATAAAACCTTTGATAGAAAAAGTACAGGCAGGAAAGATCGACGAGATTATTTTTGCTTTAAGCAGTACTCTGGAAGGAGATACTACCAATTTTTATATTTTCAAGCAATTGGAAGGTACTGCTATTAAAACTTCAACCATTGCACGTGGAATTTCAGTAGGAGATGAACTGGAATACGCCGATGAGGTAACTTTAGGGCGAAGTATAACCAACAGAATTCCTTTTGAAAATTCCATGAAGAGCTAG
- a CDS encoding sodium:solute symporter — MQPYQVLILIAAYFAVLILISYFTGRGGSNAEFFKANKQAPWYLVAFGMIGASLSGITFISIPGTVESDSFSYFQVVLGYTVGYAVIGQVLLPLYYKMNLTSIYTYLESRFGNASYKTGASFFLLSRVVGASFRLFLVANVLQLIVFDAMGVPYYVTVTITILLIWLYTFKSGIKTIIWTDTLQTFFMLLALGITIYFISEDLGFNLTNLFGYLAESEHSQIFFFDDWKSKDHFVKQFLSGAFIAIVMTGLDQDMMQKNLTCRSLKDAQKNVFWFTIVLVFVNFLFLALGVLLTDYADINGITEVRDDLFPAIATSGALGMGVAIFFILGLIAAAYSSADSALTSLTTSFSIDILDIEKKYDERKQVRIRKQIHIAISVLLILVMLVFKYAIADKSVINKLFQFAGYTYGPLLGLYAFGLFTKWNVKDKLVPIIAIAAPILSYIISINSLVWFGFEFGFFILILNGFLTFLGLVLLRRKHH, encoded by the coding sequence ATGCAACCATACCAGGTCCTCATTCTTATCGCTGCTTATTTCGCAGTACTTATTCTAATCTCATATTTTACCGGCCGCGGGGGCAGTAACGCCGAATTTTTTAAAGCCAATAAACAGGCTCCGTGGTACCTGGTTGCTTTCGGAATGATTGGAGCCTCCTTAAGCGGTATCACTTTTATCTCTATTCCCGGAACTGTTGAATCTGATTCCTTTAGCTATTTTCAGGTAGTTCTGGGGTATACGGTAGGGTATGCTGTAATAGGGCAGGTATTGCTTCCTCTCTATTATAAAATGAACCTAACCTCTATTTACACCTATTTGGAAAGTAGGTTTGGAAATGCCTCCTATAAAACAGGAGCTTCTTTCTTCTTATTATCGAGGGTGGTAGGTGCAAGTTTCAGGTTATTTCTAGTTGCTAATGTGCTTCAGCTTATTGTATTTGATGCTATGGGTGTCCCCTATTATGTTACCGTAACCATCACTATTTTACTCATATGGCTCTATACTTTTAAAAGCGGAATTAAAACGATCATCTGGACAGATACGCTTCAGACATTCTTCATGTTATTAGCTCTGGGAATTACGATCTATTTTATCTCTGAAGATCTTGGATTCAATCTTACCAATTTATTTGGTTATCTGGCTGAAAGTGAACATTCTCAAATCTTCTTTTTTGATGACTGGAAAAGTAAAGATCACTTTGTAAAACAGTTTCTTTCGGGTGCGTTTATCGCCATTGTAATGACGGGTCTTGATCAGGACATGATGCAGAAAAACCTTACCTGTAGAAGTCTGAAGGATGCTCAAAAGAATGTTTTCTGGTTTACTATCGTCCTTGTCTTTGTCAACTTCCTCTTTCTTGCCTTAGGAGTGCTATTGACCGATTATGCCGATATTAATGGAATCACTGAAGTTAGAGACGATCTTTTCCCGGCAATTGCTACCAGTGGAGCGTTGGGAATGGGCGTGGCGATTTTCTTTATCCTTGGATTAATAGCTGCGGCATATTCCAGTGCAGATAGTGCATTGACTTCTCTTACCACCTCTTTCAGTATTGATATTCTTGATATTGAAAAAAAATATGATGAAAGGAAACAGGTAAGAATTAGAAAACAAATTCATATAGCTATTTCAGTCTTACTAATTCTCGTAATGCTGGTCTTCAAATACGCAATTGCAGATAAAAGTGTGATCAATAAGCTGTTTCAGTTCGCAGGATATACGTATGGCCCGTTATTGGGTCTTTATGCTTTCGGACTTTTTACCAAATGGAATGTAAAGGATAAACTGGTTCCAATAATCGCTATTGCTGCACCAATTCTATCATACATTATTAGCATTAATAGCCTGGTATGGTTTGGATTCGAATTTGGATTCTTTATCCTAATCCTCAACGGATTTCTAACTTTCCTGGGATTAGTATTGCTGAGAAGAAAGCATCACTAA
- a CDS encoding CoA-binding protein codes for MQKKTLVLGASLNTARYSNLAINRLVKYDQPTVAIGLRKGSVQGVKIETEKVPFQDIDTITLYLNAKRQKEYYDYILSLEPERVIFNPGTENPELYELLRENGIFFENACTLVMLSSQQY; via the coding sequence ATGCAGAAAAAGACGTTGGTTTTAGGAGCCTCATTAAATACAGCCAGATATTCAAATCTTGCGATCAATAGATTAGTAAAGTATGATCAGCCTACTGTAGCTATTGGTTTACGTAAGGGTAGTGTACAAGGAGTGAAAATTGAAACTGAAAAAGTTCCGTTTCAGGATATAGATACCATTACCTTATATCTTAATGCAAAGCGTCAGAAAGAATATTATGATTATATCTTATCTCTAGAACCGGAACGGGTGATATTTAATCCCGGTACAGAAAATCCTGAGCTTTATGAACTTTTAAGAGAAAACGGCATCTTTTTCGAAAATGCCTGTACGTTAGTGATGCTTTCTTCTCAGCAATACTAA
- a CDS encoding outer membrane beta-barrel family protein: MEQLIFSFLLFTSALSLAFTDPVGKISGSIIDQELNEPIPYATIIINDMEGNLVTGITSGDDGTFLIENIKAGDYIFKVQFIGYKTFSKEIHINRNNTNIEIGQINLEPNVAMLDETVVIAERTTIEQRVDRKVINIGKDLMTTGASASEIMVNIPSVNVDQDGNISLRGNSNVRILVDGKPTNMDPAQLLKQIPSTSIKSIELITNPSAKYNPEGMSGIINIVLHKNANQGFNGNLNTGVTFGENTRFNGTLDMNYRKGKFNIYTNLGTNFGPRENGGTLGLPEQNIEQVFKVANERTSYLYKVGVDFYLNEKNTLSFYTNQGRFDGGPDGFISVTDADDSSMNLTQLLDINMDNRNSAYNFLYDHDFEKEGHDIQFELDYNDFEEEENTKIDFRDTELDFTPYTDFVLQDRQNFTGNIDYINPLSDISKLEMGAEVRLLDTNNDYETTNPEFSDSDYQYNRDIYSFYTTFGQTFEKWSYQLGARLEKFNVDAIYNNDLVYEDDYFTLYPSGFVSYTPGEKNSYQLSYSRRVDRPGFGQVNPIREVASPRLTVAGNPELRPQFTNSIELNYTRKLGKKGSLTSGVFYRRTQDEINQIFTTEEDDPGSIFLTYANYDSNDSYGAEFSANYKFTDWWSTNTGLELYGQTLKGVVGNEFIEIDNKAFTFRTNHNLKATESLTFSVFGFYRSKSQDLQLDIKSMYFLNLGARYSFLEDNKATLSLNFNDVFDTQEFRVEDGRPFEQRGRFKGETQTVYLGFSYRFGGGKNKALKRKSRDNDESGGGGVF; this comes from the coding sequence ATGGAACAGTTAATTTTTAGTTTTTTACTATTTACATCAGCCTTAAGCCTGGCTTTCACCGATCCTGTCGGCAAAATTTCAGGATCTATAATCGATCAGGAATTAAATGAGCCTATTCCATATGCCACTATCATCATAAATGATATGGAGGGAAATCTTGTTACAGGAATTACTTCTGGCGATGACGGAACTTTTCTTATTGAAAACATCAAAGCAGGAGATTATATTTTTAAAGTTCAGTTTATAGGTTATAAGACTTTCAGCAAAGAAATTCATATCAATAGAAATAATACCAATATTGAAATCGGGCAAATTAACCTGGAGCCAAATGTTGCTATGCTGGATGAAACCGTGGTCATTGCCGAAAGAACAACCATAGAACAGCGTGTAGACAGAAAAGTCATTAACATTGGAAAAGATTTAATGACCACTGGAGCAAGTGCTTCAGAAATTATGGTAAACATTCCTTCGGTGAATGTAGATCAGGATGGTAATATTTCGCTTCGCGGAAATTCTAATGTGAGAATTCTGGTAGATGGAAAACCTACTAATATGGATCCTGCTCAACTACTAAAACAGATTCCTTCTACTTCTATTAAAAGTATTGAATTGATCACGAATCCTTCCGCTAAATATAATCCTGAAGGCATGAGTGGAATCATCAATATTGTACTGCATAAAAATGCAAATCAGGGCTTCAACGGAAATTTGAATACCGGGGTGACTTTTGGCGAGAATACCAGGTTCAACGGAACGCTGGATATGAACTACAGAAAAGGAAAGTTTAATATTTACACCAATCTCGGGACTAATTTTGGTCCGCGTGAAAACGGAGGAACCTTAGGGCTTCCTGAACAGAACATCGAACAGGTCTTTAAAGTAGCTAATGAAAGAACATCCTATCTCTATAAAGTAGGAGTGGATTTTTATCTGAATGAGAAAAACACTTTGTCTTTTTATACAAACCAGGGAAGATTTGATGGTGGTCCAGACGGATTTATATCGGTTACAGACGCTGATGATTCGTCTATGAATCTAACCCAGCTCCTTGATATAAATATGGATAATCGAAATTCGGCTTATAATTTTCTTTACGATCACGATTTTGAGAAAGAAGGGCATGACATTCAGTTTGAGCTAGATTACAACGATTTTGAAGAAGAAGAGAATACAAAAATTGACTTTAGGGATACTGAACTCGATTTTACTCCATACACAGATTTTGTGCTTCAAGACCGACAAAATTTTACAGGGAATATAGATTATATAAATCCCTTAAGTGATATTTCTAAATTAGAGATGGGCGCTGAAGTTCGTTTATTGGATACCAATAACGATTATGAAACCACTAATCCTGAATTCTCTGATAGTGACTATCAATACAACCGCGATATTTATAGTTTTTACACCACATTTGGTCAAACATTTGAAAAATGGTCGTACCAATTAGGAGCCAGACTTGAAAAATTTAATGTTGATGCGATCTACAATAATGATCTCGTTTATGAGGATGATTATTTCACTCTTTATCCTTCAGGATTTGTAAGCTACACCCCCGGTGAGAAGAACTCCTATCAATTAAGTTATAGTCGAAGAGTTGACAGACCGGGATTTGGGCAGGTCAACCCTATTAGAGAAGTTGCTTCTCCAAGATTAACGGTTGCCGGAAATCCTGAATTAAGACCTCAGTTCACCAACTCTATTGAACTTAATTACACCCGAAAACTTGGAAAAAAAGGAAGTCTTACCAGCGGAGTTTTTTATAGAAGAACTCAGGATGAGATTAACCAGATATTCACTACTGAAGAAGACGATCCAGGGTCGATCTTCTTAACCTATGCGAATTACGATTCTAATGATTCCTATGGAGCTGAATTTTCTGCTAATTATAAGTTTACCGATTGGTGGAGCACGAATACAGGGCTTGAGCTTTATGGGCAAACACTCAAAGGAGTGGTTGGAAATGAATTTATTGAAATAGATAACAAAGCCTTTACTTTTAGAACCAATCATAATTTAAAAGCAACCGAATCTTTGACATTTTCAGTCTTCGGATTTTACAGAAGTAAAAGTCAGGATCTTCAGTTGGATATAAAGTCCATGTATTTTCTGAATCTTGGGGCCAGATATTCCTTCCTTGAAGACAATAAAGCTACGCTGAGTTTAAACTTCAATGATGTATTCGATACTCAGGAATTCAGAGTGGAAGACGGAAGACCTTTTGAACAAAGAGGAAGATTCAAAGGAGAAACACAGACAGTTTATCTTGGGTTTTCTTACAGATTTGGAGGGGGCAAGAACAAAGCCTTAAAGCGTAAAAGCCGCGACAATGATGAATCCGGAGGTGGTGGAGTATTTTAA